The Erythrobacter insulae genome window below encodes:
- a CDS encoding TonB-dependent receptor plug domain-containing protein — MKLRTLLISTAAMTFGAIPLAAENTARADTGAETGADVSSDSSASAAQEGSSETSSANTRRVFTPVDFERFAPRSALDMARQIPGFSIQSSSGNRGLGQADTNVIINGQRISGKSNGPVAALQRIPAEEVVRLEIVDGASLDIGGLTGQVLNVVTKSTGGITGQFRYSAEWRSFGVPFRWGDGQISLAGGGEQTEWTLSLDNDAGRRGNEGIERVFDAADNLIDTRDEQSNFVSDRPSLSGSFARTADNGNILNLTGSVTANLFDQNETSARTGIISPVDRFRLFRSKEDEFNYEVGADYSFGLGSGQLKVIGYRRYEDSPTSSDVITTFADARPPEGSLFIRDADEAETILRTEYTIAGLGGDIQFALEGVKNSLDIESSLEVRDAAGILQPVEFDGASARVEEDRGEGSLTYGRKIADNLQMQLSFGGEYSTIRQSGVGGQTRSFFRPKGFAALDWKANKTLNLSGRIERVVGQLNFFDFIATTDLNQDRVNVTNSNLVPPQSWLFEAEATQSLGAIGSVNIRAFYEDLSDFVDQIPIAGGGEAPGNVDAATIAGLAGEITLLFDPIGVRGLRLDTNFTVRDSEILDPLTSQPRDISGFRNFGVGVEVRQDFFGSDWAVGGAYGYSENRLAVRLGEVSLRSEAPGFARLFVEHKDVFGMTARFRVGNLIDQQDRFERTIFLDRTAGLVDFREDRDRRFGVIYSFDIEGSF; from the coding sequence ATGAAATTGCGAACTCTTCTGATCTCCACCGCGGCGATGACGTTTGGTGCCATCCCGCTGGCGGCCGAAAACACCGCGCGTGCCGACACCGGTGCCGAAACCGGCGCGGACGTTTCGAGCGATAGCAGCGCAAGCGCGGCTCAAGAGGGGTCATCCGAAACCAGCTCCGCCAACACCCGGCGCGTGTTCACGCCGGTCGATTTTGAACGCTTTGCCCCGCGCAGCGCGCTGGACATGGCCCGGCAAATTCCCGGCTTTTCAATCCAATCCAGCAGCGGCAACCGCGGTCTGGGTCAGGCAGACACAAACGTAATCATCAACGGTCAGCGCATTTCAGGCAAATCAAACGGCCCTGTCGCGGCGCTGCAACGTATTCCAGCCGAAGAGGTTGTGCGGCTTGAAATTGTCGATGGTGCCAGCCTGGATATTGGCGGGCTGACCGGGCAAGTTCTGAATGTCGTCACAAAATCGACTGGCGGAATTACCGGGCAATTCAGGTACTCTGCCGAATGGCGCTCTTTCGGAGTACCATTCCGTTGGGGTGACGGCCAAATCTCGCTCGCGGGAGGCGGGGAACAGACAGAATGGACTCTCAGCCTGGATAACGATGCCGGACGGCGCGGCAACGAAGGTATCGAGCGGGTTTTCGATGCAGCGGACAATTTGATCGATACACGCGATGAACAATCCAACTTCGTCTCCGACCGCCCCAGCCTCTCCGGTTCTTTTGCGCGCACGGCCGACAATGGAAATATCCTGAACCTGACCGGCAGTGTCACGGCCAACCTGTTCGACCAAAACGAAACGTCGGCTCGCACCGGAATAATCTCACCGGTAGACCGCTTTCGCCTGTTCCGGTCGAAAGAGGATGAATTCAATTACGAAGTCGGAGCCGATTACAGTTTTGGCCTCGGTAGCGGTCAGCTCAAAGTTATCGGTTATCGCCGTTACGAAGACAGCCCGACCTCGTCTGACGTAATAACGACATTCGCCGATGCGCGCCCACCCGAAGGATCGCTGTTTATCCGGGACGCCGACGAAGCGGAAACGATCCTGCGCACTGAATACACGATTGCCGGATTGGGCGGAGATATCCAGTTTGCTCTGGAAGGCGTGAAAAACTCGCTCGACATCGAATCAAGTTTGGAAGTGCGCGACGCCGCAGGCATCTTACAGCCGGTTGAATTCGACGGTGCCAGTGCGCGCGTAGAGGAAGACCGCGGCGAAGGCAGCCTGACCTATGGCCGCAAAATTGCCGACAACCTGCAAATGCAGCTGTCTTTCGGCGGCGAGTATTCAACGATCCGGCAAAGCGGCGTCGGGGGCCAGACGCGGTCTTTTTTCAGACCAAAGGGGTTTGCCGCGCTCGATTGGAAAGCCAACAAGACATTGAACCTGTCAGGCCGGATTGAGCGGGTCGTCGGCCAGCTCAATTTCTTTGATTTTATCGCGACGACTGATCTCAATCAGGACCGCGTCAACGTCACAAACTCGAACCTTGTGCCCCCGCAAAGCTGGCTTTTCGAAGCAGAAGCAACCCAGAGCCTTGGTGCCATCGGGTCGGTCAATATCCGCGCATTTTATGAGGACCTGAGCGATTTTGTCGATCAGATCCCGATTGCAGGCGGCGGAGAGGCTCCGGGTAATGTTGACGCAGCCACAATCGCGGGGCTTGCAGGCGAAATAACGCTTTTGTTCGACCCGATCGGCGTTCGCGGGCTTAGGCTCGATACAAATTTCACGGTTCGCGATAGTGAGATCCTCGATCCGCTGACATCGCAGCCGCGCGACATTTCGGGCTTCCGGAATTTTGGTGTCGGCGTTGAAGTGCGGCAGGACTTTTTCGGTTCGGACTGGGCTGTCGGCGGGGCGTATGGCTATAGCGAAAACCGTCTGGCGGTTCGTTTGGGCGAGGTTTCCTTGCGATCCGAAGCGCCCGGTTTTGCGCGCCTGTTTGTCGAGCACAAAGATGTATTCGGGATGACGGCGCGCTTCCGCGTCGGGAATTTGATCGATCAACAAGACCGGTTCGAACGTACAATCTTCCTCGATCGCACCGCCGGTCTGGTCGATTTTCGCGAGGACCGCGATCGCCGCTTTGGTGTGATCTATTCGTTCGATATCGAAGGCTCTTTCTAG
- a CDS encoding HpcH/HpaI aldolase/citrate lyase family protein encodes MTDNVTAPLTKMRSWLFAPGDSDKKMDKAIASEADIALLDLEDSVTPENKAAAREQVAAAIANAPDKSRVWVRVNPLSGEWTEADLDAVVSAGPGGIFLPKAEGGHDVERLDAMLSAREVQAGMDVGAIRVAALVTETAAAMFTTGMYDGAPRLVAMSWGAEDLSSELGAREQRGPDGEYSHVYEMARSLCLLGAVKAGVAPIETVQPEFRDLDKLAVRAKSVRAQGFRGMLAIHPAQVAPINAAFTPSPEELAHARAVLQAFADNPGSGTVSMDGNMLDRPHMVLAQRLLAEAGDAQ; translated from the coding sequence ATGACCGATAATGTCACCGCCCCCTTAACCAAAATGCGCTCCTGGCTGTTTGCGCCGGGCGACAGCGACAAGAAAATGGACAAGGCCATCGCGAGCGAGGCTGACATTGCCTTGCTCGATCTGGAAGATTCGGTGACACCCGAAAATAAAGCAGCAGCGCGCGAACAGGTCGCCGCGGCGATTGCGAATGCACCGGATAAATCACGCGTGTGGGTCCGGGTAAACCCATTGTCTGGCGAATGGACCGAGGCCGATCTGGATGCAGTGGTTTCAGCCGGGCCCGGCGGGATCTTTCTTCCCAAGGCCGAAGGCGGGCACGATGTCGAACGGCTCGATGCGATGCTGTCTGCGCGCGAAGTTCAGGCGGGGATGGATGTTGGCGCGATCCGCGTGGCCGCGCTGGTGACAGAAACCGCCGCCGCCATGTTCACCACCGGCATGTATGACGGAGCGCCGCGGCTGGTCGCAATGAGCTGGGGCGCAGAGGACCTTTCAAGCGAGCTTGGCGCGCGCGAACAACGCGGTCCGGATGGTGAATACAGCCACGTCTATGAAATGGCGCGCAGCCTCTGCTTGCTCGGCGCGGTGAAAGCAGGCGTTGCTCCGATCGAGACAGTGCAACCAGAATTCCGCGACCTTGATAAACTCGCCGTCCGCGCCAAAAGCGTGCGCGCTCAGGGATTTAGAGGGATGCTGGCCATCCACCCTGCGCAAGTTGCACCGATCAACGCTGCTTTCACACCCAGCCCCGAAGAACTCGCCCATGCCCGCGCAGTGTTACAGGCCTTTGCCGACAATCCCGGTTCCGGCACCGTCTCGATGGATGGCAATATGCTGGACCGCCCGCATATGGTGCTGGCGCAAAGACTACTCGCAGAGGCCGGCGACGCCCAATAG
- a CDS encoding holin family protein, with amino-acid sequence MAILESLIGPITSILDKIIPDKEARAKAKLELIKLEGTQDMRMIEARLQAIVAEAQSNDPWTSRARPSFLYVMYAMILWAMPMGVLAAFNPAAAGEIARGMNAYLNGLPEPLYALFGTGYLGYTAARQWGKVKGVER; translated from the coding sequence ATGGCTATTCTCGAATCCCTTATCGGTCCGATCACCTCGATCCTCGACAAAATCATCCCGGACAAAGAAGCCCGTGCAAAGGCCAAGCTTGAGCTGATCAAGCTGGAGGGCACGCAGGATATGCGGATGATCGAGGCGCGCCTGCAAGCGATCGTCGCAGAAGCGCAATCAAATGACCCATGGACGAGCCGCGCGCGCCCCAGCTTTCTCTATGTCATGTATGCGATGATCCTGTGGGCGATGCCGATGGGCGTGCTCGCAGCCTTCAACCCCGCCGCCGCAGGAGAAATCGCGCGCGGCATGAACGCTTATCTGAACGGCCTGCCAGAACCGCTCTATGCCCTGTTTGGCACCGGCTATCTCGGCTACACGGCGGCGCGCCAGTGGGGTAAGGTCAAGGGCGTGGAACGGTGA
- a CDS encoding type II 3-dehydroquinate dehydratase codes for MADTNIVYVLNGPNLNLLGLREPEIYGSQTLDDIAGMLEDRARELGLVIDMRQTNHEGMLVDWLHEAQAEGARAVLLNAAAYTHTSIALLDAIKAIQTPVIEVHLSDPKTRETFRHTSYVGMAAAKTVEGHGADSYRIALEAVASGEI; via the coding sequence ATCGCCGATACAAACATCGTCTACGTCCTCAACGGCCCCAACCTCAACCTGCTCGGCCTGCGCGAGCCGGAGATTTACGGCTCGCAAACGCTCGATGATATTGCAGGAATGCTGGAGGATCGCGCGCGAGAGCTTGGCCTCGTTATCGACATGCGGCAAACCAATCACGAAGGAATGCTGGTCGATTGGCTACACGAAGCGCAGGCAGAAGGCGCACGTGCCGTCTTGCTCAATGCAGCGGCCTACACCCACACATCAATCGCGCTTCTGGATGCGATCAAAGCGATCCAAACCCCTGTTATCGAAGTGCATTTGTCAGATCCCAAGACCCGTGAAACATTCCGGCACACATCATATGTGGGGATGGCTGCGGCCAAAACGGTGGAAGGCCACGGAGCCGATTCCTACCGGATCGCGCTCGAAGCCGTAGCGTCAGGTGAAATCTGA
- the accB gene encoding acetyl-CoA carboxylase biotin carboxyl carrier protein codes for MNIESKLVRELAELLNETGLTEIEVEDDGRKIRVSRGGVAASPTMAPAPMAAPSPAPVAAAPTPAADAPAAVDSHADALKCPMVGTVYLAPEPGASNFVSVGDAISEGDTVLIIEAMKVMNPITADKSGTIKAILVDNAQPVEFDQPLVVIG; via the coding sequence ATGAACATTGAATCCAAACTCGTTCGCGAACTTGCCGAACTGCTGAACGAGACAGGACTTACCGAAATCGAAGTAGAAGATGATGGTCGCAAGATCCGCGTGTCACGCGGCGGTGTTGCCGCGTCTCCGACTATGGCACCTGCGCCGATGGCCGCGCCGTCACCGGCACCGGTCGCGGCGGCACCTACTCCGGCGGCTGATGCCCCCGCAGCGGTGGACAGCCATGCCGACGCTTTGAAATGTCCAATGGTTGGCACCGTGTATCTGGCACCTGAGCCCGGAGCGTCGAACTTTGTTTCCGTCGGTGACGCGATCAGCGAAGGCGACACGGTTTTGATCATAGAAGCGATGAAGGTGATGAACCCGATTACCGCTGATAAATCCGGCACCATCAAAGCCATTCTGGTCGATAACGCGCAGCCGGTCGAATTTGATCAGCCGCTCGTTGTAATCGGTTAA
- the accC gene encoding acetyl-CoA carboxylase biotin carboxylase subunit: MSITRILIANRGEIALRIHRAAHEMGIETVAVHSTADADAMHVRLADHAVCIGPPAATDSYLNVANIISAAEVAQCDAIHPGYGFLSENAKFADIVEAHDIKWIGPKPEHIRTMGDKVEAKRSAGALGLPLVPGSDGAVSDPEEGKRIAAEIGYPVIIKAASGGGGRGMKVCESEDKLAALMQAAGNEAKSAFGDATVYIEKYLGNPRHIEFQVFGDGNGNAIHLGERDCSLQRRHQKVLEEAPSPVISHDERMRMGEICSKAMRDMAYRGAGTIEFLWENGEFYFIEMNTRLQVEHPVTEAITGVDLVREQIRIAAGKPLSVSQEELEFKGHAIECRINAEDPFNFTPSPGKVTYYHPAGGMHVRVDSGLYAGYSIPPYYDSMIAKLIVYGRNREGCIMRLRRALEEMVVEGVKTNIPLHQELLRQNDVLEGDYTIKWLEDWLEKREAE; encoded by the coding sequence ATGAGCATCACCCGCATATTGATCGCCAATCGCGGCGAAATTGCGCTGCGCATTCACCGTGCAGCGCATGAGATGGGCATTGAAACGGTGGCCGTTCACTCCACCGCCGATGCCGATGCCATGCACGTTCGGTTGGCTGACCATGCCGTTTGTATTGGTCCGCCCGCAGCGACAGACAGCTATTTGAATGTCGCCAACATCATTTCTGCCGCAGAAGTCGCGCAGTGTGATGCGATCCATCCGGGCTATGGCTTTCTGTCGGAAAATGCCAAATTTGCCGACATAGTCGAGGCGCATGACATCAAATGGATCGGGCCAAAACCCGAACATATCCGTACAATGGGCGACAAGGTCGAGGCCAAACGAAGCGCAGGCGCGCTTGGTCTGCCGCTGGTCCCCGGTTCGGATGGCGCGGTCTCTGATCCCGAGGAAGGCAAGAGAATCGCCGCTGAAATCGGGTATCCGGTGATTATCAAAGCGGCCAGCGGCGGCGGCGGGCGCGGCATGAAAGTCTGCGAAAGCGAAGATAAGCTTGCAGCATTGATGCAGGCCGCCGGTAACGAAGCCAAATCGGCGTTTGGTGATGCCACAGTCTATATCGAGAAATATCTCGGCAATCCGCGCCACATCGAATTTCAGGTGTTTGGCGATGGCAACGGCAATGCAATCCATCTGGGAGAGCGTGACTGCTCGCTGCAACGCCGCCACCAAAAGGTTCTGGAAGAGGCACCCTCGCCCGTCATCAGCCATGATGAACGGATGCGGATGGGCGAGATTTGTTCAAAAGCGATGCGCGATATGGCCTATCGCGGTGCCGGCACAATCGAATTCCTGTGGGAAAACGGCGAGTTTTATTTCATCGAAATGAACACCCGGCTTCAGGTTGAGCATCCCGTTACCGAGGCGATCACGGGCGTTGATCTGGTGCGTGAACAAATCCGCATTGCTGCGGGTAAGCCGCTTTCTGTCTCTCAGGAAGAACTGGAATTTAAAGGCCACGCGATCGAATGCCGGATCAATGCCGAGGATCCGTTCAATTTCACACCATCACCCGGCAAGGTGACGTATTATCACCCCGCAGGCGGTATGCATGTCCGCGTCGATAGCGGGCTATATGCGGGCTATTCCATCCCGCCCTATTACGACAGCATGATTGCCAAACTGATCGTCTATGGCCGCAATCGCGAAGGCTGTATTATGCGCCTGCGCCGCGCGCTAGAAGAGATGGTGGTTGAAGGCGTAAAAACCAACATTCCGTTGCATCAGGAACTGCTGCGTCAGAATGATGTGTTGGAAGGCGATTACACCATCAAATGGCTCGAAGATTGGCTGGAAAAGCGCGAAGCTGAGTAA